In Dyadobacter sp. NIV53, a single window of DNA contains:
- a CDS encoding TIR domain-containing protein, which produces MINSSYSTANSYQPLKVFISYSHKDLSVKEELVRALSSNPDMEILSDDLLQPGSEWAKVLSRLRTDAGVFLLLVSRSYLESETVRSQELPEILAKAADNSAYIVPVILEECNWGEEEYAKYQAVPKFGKAVNTFENKEDAYNEISEALDSLNQIRQNRKAQDVIQKAKRNQSKSLELNGCNLESIPRDLLEMPWLTHLYLNKNAIRKIENLENLVDLEHLNLANNQITGIENLDNLLKLSYLDLERNKIFEIKNLEHLTNLKVLGLSTNFIEKLSGITQLTQLETLYLGRNRLKEIEELAHMPQLRRVVLTDNSITSIRPLLSLLENGITVELKYALKADEPGYFIKGNPVSDPPVEVIALGNKAILDHFTKSKEHGEEKLEILKLILVGNSGVGKTNFSQFLRKVKLNKTHQSTQMLDIQTWKAPFLISEGGDPMRVNIFDFGGQDYYHDAHRLYYSHDTAYVLLWDTSSNFYSERQEILADRTDLVYEDYPIEYWLESIQYNLYGKEIYNYGDGLKEKEGKQDNVVPSLNLPETKPVVRDSAILADLSATAPVLVLQNKIDLGEGLLNQGILRAKYPNVTNFFNISLTAEKNKRVKVLFEVMDAFLSKLNLAGRRLVSYQNQIIEKYLESECDFEVLPLNEFKEKCAGLIAHKGIALDSSDAKTIASVLMNLGVVYFAQPEKDDNSNDGVVFTRIDQLNELIKEIMNAAKLGNDKGLFKFSQVEKIEHVEIVLDLLKKNLSVIELNKNEFLVPQFLPVKPDPNVELFAQAFVHCNVRYIYSAYFHKSILMSLFAKFLRPAEGTPESAGIHGHYYWRNGLVLSKKANERIQMVFVSFIKETTACRIEIRTMFPFQSTGLEKQIEKELDELNIGWTCSKELSANSEDFFPVNDLHAQVNEGNFIFRKNKKAFTVSDFKHLVTFSKAPKKIFISYSSKNSAFVKRLVTHLEVLKSSGIIEPWYDRMIEPGTKWDDSIKKEMNTSDVIIFLLTPEFLATEYIMKTEVPMAINQAKTSGSSLFFIEALACSWEETSIWDYQQTLDPQSIGKETIVVKKADDDTEWKKIVKLLKGVLVK; this is translated from the coding sequence ATGATAAACAGTTCCTATTCAACCGCAAATTCCTACCAGCCGTTAAAGGTTTTTATCTCTTATTCCCACAAAGATTTAAGTGTAAAAGAAGAACTTGTACGAGCACTTTCTTCGAATCCTGATATGGAAATCCTGTCCGACGATCTGTTGCAACCGGGTTCTGAGTGGGCAAAAGTTTTGAGCAGATTGAGGACGGACGCGGGTGTGTTTTTGTTGTTGGTATCCAGGTCTTATCTGGAATCGGAAACAGTAAGGTCTCAGGAACTTCCTGAAATTCTGGCCAAGGCAGCAGACAATTCCGCATACATTGTTCCCGTGATTTTGGAGGAGTGTAATTGGGGTGAAGAGGAATACGCGAAGTACCAGGCGGTGCCAAAATTCGGGAAGGCTGTAAACACATTCGAAAATAAAGAGGACGCTTACAACGAAATCAGCGAAGCGCTTGATTCGCTCAATCAGATCAGACAGAACAGAAAAGCACAGGACGTTATTCAAAAAGCAAAAAGAAATCAGAGCAAATCACTGGAACTGAACGGCTGCAACCTGGAAAGTATACCACGCGACCTTCTTGAAATGCCCTGGCTGACACATCTGTATCTGAATAAAAATGCGATCCGTAAAATTGAGAACCTCGAAAATCTCGTTGATCTGGAACATTTGAACCTGGCCAATAACCAGATTACAGGCATTGAAAATCTGGATAATCTGCTGAAATTGTCATATCTGGATCTGGAACGGAACAAAATATTTGAGATAAAAAACCTGGAACACTTGACAAACCTGAAAGTTTTGGGCCTGTCAACAAATTTTATTGAAAAGCTGTCAGGCATCACACAATTAACACAACTGGAAACTTTATATCTTGGCCGAAACCGGTTGAAAGAAATTGAAGAACTTGCTCATATGCCACAGCTAAGGAGAGTGGTCTTGACTGACAACAGTATCACTTCGATCAGGCCATTGTTATCATTACTGGAAAATGGAATTACGGTGGAGTTAAAATATGCATTAAAAGCCGATGAGCCCGGTTATTTTATCAAAGGAAATCCCGTATCAGATCCGCCAGTCGAAGTTATTGCTTTGGGAAATAAAGCGATACTGGACCATTTTACAAAAAGTAAAGAACATGGTGAAGAAAAACTGGAAATATTAAAGCTGATCCTGGTGGGCAACAGTGGCGTTGGTAAGACGAATTTCAGCCAGTTTCTTCGCAAGGTTAAACTGAACAAAACGCACCAATCAACGCAGATGCTCGACATCCAAACCTGGAAAGCACCATTTTTGATTTCGGAAGGCGGCGATCCGATGCGTGTCAATATTTTTGATTTCGGCGGACAGGATTACTACCACGACGCGCACCGGCTTTATTATTCTCATGATACTGCCTATGTTCTTTTATGGGATACTTCATCGAATTTTTATTCGGAGAGACAGGAGATCCTGGCTGACAGAACAGATTTGGTTTATGAGGATTATCCAATTGAATACTGGCTTGAATCAATCCAATACAACCTTTATGGAAAAGAAATTTATAATTATGGTGATGGATTGAAAGAAAAAGAGGGAAAACAGGATAATGTTGTTCCCAGCTTAAATTTGCCAGAAACAAAACCTGTGGTCCGGGATTCCGCAATTCTAGCGGATCTTTCGGCAACTGCTCCCGTACTGGTACTTCAGAATAAAATAGACCTGGGTGAAGGATTGCTTAATCAAGGTATTCTCAGGGCTAAATATCCCAATGTTACGAACTTTTTTAATATCTCCCTGACTGCTGAAAAGAATAAGCGTGTAAAAGTACTTTTTGAAGTAATGGACGCTTTCCTGAGCAAGCTAAACCTGGCAGGCCGTAGACTTGTAAGTTATCAGAATCAAATAATAGAAAAGTACCTGGAAAGTGAATGTGATTTCGAAGTACTGCCTCTCAATGAATTTAAAGAGAAATGCGCTGGTTTGATCGCACATAAGGGGATTGCTCTGGATTCTTCGGATGCAAAAACAATAGCAAGTGTACTCATGAATCTGGGTGTAGTCTATTTTGCGCAGCCGGAAAAGGACGACAATTCAAATGATGGAGTTGTGTTTACACGGATTGACCAATTGAATGAATTGATCAAAGAAATCATGAATGCTGCCAAATTGGGTAATGATAAGGGTTTATTTAAATTCAGCCAGGTAGAAAAAATTGAACATGTTGAAATTGTATTGGATTTACTCAAAAAAAATCTTTCTGTAATTGAACTCAATAAAAATGAATTCCTGGTACCTCAGTTCCTGCCTGTAAAACCGGATCCAAACGTTGAATTATTCGCCCAGGCTTTTGTCCATTGCAATGTGCGGTACATTTACAGCGCCTATTTTCATAAATCCATATTGATGTCCCTGTTTGCAAAGTTCCTCAGGCCCGCAGAAGGCACACCTGAAAGCGCAGGGATACATGGGCATTATTACTGGCGAAACGGTCTGGTATTGTCAAAAAAGGCAAATGAACGCATTCAGATGGTATTTGTCAGTTTTATAAAGGAAACGACTGCATGTAGGATAGAGATCCGGACTATGTTTCCGTTTCAGAGCACGGGCCTTGAAAAACAGATTGAAAAAGAGTTAGACGAGTTGAATATCGGGTGGACATGCAGTAAGGAATTATCCGCTAACAGTGAAGATTTCTTTCCGGTCAACGACCTGCATGCCCAGGTCAATGAAGGAAATTTCATATTCAGAAAAAACAAAAAAGCCTTTACGGTCAGTGATTTTAAGCATTTGGTGACTTTCAGCAAAGCGCCAAAAAAAATATTTATCTCCTATTCTTCCAAAAATTCTGCATTTGTTAAGCGGCTTGTTACCCATCTGGAAGTTTTGAAATCCTCGGGTATTATTGAGCCATGGTATGACCGGATGATAGAGCCGGGAACAAAATGGGATGACAGCATCAAAAAAGAGATGAATACTTCTGACGTCATTATTTTCCTGCTGACTCCCGAATTTCTTGCCACAGAATACATCATGAAAACCGAAGTTCCGATGGCGATCAATCAGGCAAAAACGTCCGGTTCCAGTTTATTCTTTATTGAAGCTTTGGCATGTAGCTGGGAGGAAACATCAATTTGGGACTATCAGCAGACCCTTGATCCCCAGAGCATTGGAAAAGAAACGATTGTTGTAAAAAAAGCAGACGACGACACGGAGTGGAAAAAGATTGTCAAATTGCTGAAAGGTGTTTTGGTAAAGTAA
- a CDS encoding toll/interleukin-1 receptor domain-containing protein, which produces MPEKSLRVFLSYAHEDEAMKNDLRKFLINLIRSKQIEVWQDRELLAGSEWDDSIKNELAIADIILLLISVDFNASEYIWEKELATAMERHDKGEARVIPIILRKCEWGDMPYAKLQALPTNAKPVTEFADRDEAYTDIAKGIRKVVEYLAGK; this is translated from the coding sequence ATGCCAGAAAAAAGCCTGAGAGTATTTCTATCCTACGCACATGAAGACGAGGCGATGAAAAACGACCTCCGTAAATTCCTGATTAACCTTATCCGATCCAAACAAATTGAAGTGTGGCAGGACAGGGAACTGCTTGCAGGCTCTGAATGGGATGATTCCATTAAAAACGAACTGGCGATTGCTGACATTATTTTATTATTGATCAGTGTGGATTTCAACGCGTCGGAATATATCTGGGAAAAAGAACTGGCCACTGCAATGGAACGCCATGATAAAGGAGAAGCCAGGGTAATTCCAATTATTCTGCGGAAATGCGAATGGGGCGATATGCCTTATGCCAAACTTCAGGCATTGCCAACAAATGCTAAACCTGTAACAGAGTTTGCAGATCGGGATGAAGCCTATACGGATATTGCAAAGGGAATTAGGAAAGTTGTGGAATATTTGGCTGGAAAATAA
- a CDS encoding TIR domain-containing protein: protein MGLIQPDHSEDENIVGKKYALLIGVEKFDHSEIPDILGVEQDIKNFGELLNNRDFSTFDVTAVSNCTLIEARRAISEISRKAGKKDVVFLYYSGMGVLGEPAKGSEKSFYLCFKDSDFQFKDATCMESEYILSQFRKSECENFIIIADTCYSGAFFNNNRGLPKSLVAFTASGEDQLAMGTKEGGVFTNIILQGLRSDYIDTNRDGKITFSELFDYISEQVSAGKSYAGTPKKWEWNVDQDISFFNSPRSVFISYQRKQQELVGKISASLNESGISTFVDTKKIRTGDKWKELLEKSIMNARAFIFVMDNDVLQSTIADWELEMAHNHNIPIFPIMIGEVSVSALFEKIYGQYNRTAFDPKNFDMSIKALINHIKSIRIKPSSTSLKNG, encoded by the coding sequence ATGGGATTAATTCAACCTGATCACTCGGAGGATGAAAATATTGTGGGTAAAAAGTATGCATTATTAATTGGTGTGGAAAAGTTTGATCATAGTGAAATCCCTGATATTCTGGGTGTGGAACAAGACATTAAGAATTTTGGCGAATTGCTTAATAATCGTGATTTCAGCACTTTTGATGTCACAGCTGTGTCCAATTGTACACTAATTGAAGCCCGGCGGGCAATATCTGAGATAAGCCGGAAAGCTGGTAAAAAGGATGTCGTATTTCTTTATTATTCGGGAATGGGTGTGCTGGGCGAACCCGCCAAAGGGTCAGAAAAATCTTTTTACCTGTGTTTTAAAGATTCAGATTTTCAATTCAAAGATGCCACTTGTATGGAGTCCGAATATATCCTTTCACAATTTAGAAAGTCGGAATGTGAAAATTTTATTATTATCGCAGACACTTGTTATAGCGGAGCCTTTTTCAACAACAACAGAGGACTGCCGAAAAGCCTGGTTGCGTTTACTGCTAGCGGAGAAGATCAGCTTGCAATGGGCACTAAAGAAGGCGGTGTATTTACAAATATTATTTTGCAGGGCCTCAGGAGTGATTATATCGATACAAACAGAGACGGGAAAATCACGTTTTCGGAGCTTTTCGATTACATTTCCGAGCAGGTATCCGCGGGAAAATCTTATGCTGGTACACCAAAAAAGTGGGAATGGAACGTGGATCAGGATATTAGTTTTTTTAATTCTCCAAGATCCGTTTTTATAAGTTATCAAAGAAAACAACAGGAACTTGTAGGGAAGATATCTGCATCCCTCAACGAAAGTGGTATAAGCACATTTGTTGATACGAAAAAAATCAGAACGGGAGATAAATGGAAGGAATTACTGGAAAAAAGTATAATGAATGCACGGGCTTTCATTTTCGTCATGGATAATGATGTTCTCCAGTCGACCATAGCAGACTGGGAACTGGAAATGGCGCACAATCACAATATCCCTATATTTCCTATCATGATCGGAGAGGTGAGTGTATCGGCTTTATTCGAAAAAATTTATGGACAATATAATCGGACGGCATTTGATCCTAAAAATTTTGACATGAGCATAAAGGCACTAATCAACCATATTAAATCAATTAGAATTAAACCTTCTTCAACAAGTTTAAAAAACGGATAA
- a CDS encoding DinB family protein yields MSEKSEIDFATFKHFEVKTTKELTDHFEENFQTAKTSLENVTDEDLEKPFQLKNNGEVLFTSPKIANISSTINHWVHHRGQLTVYMRLNDIPVPSIYGPSADDKGY; encoded by the coding sequence ATGAGTGAAAAAAGCGAAATTGATTTTGCGACCTTCAAACATTTTGAAGTAAAGACCACTAAAGAATTAACAGATCATTTTGAAGAAAATTTTCAAACTGCAAAAACATCATTGGAAAATGTTACTGATGAGGATCTTGAAAAACCCTTTCAGCTGAAAAATAACGGAGAGGTTCTTTTTACTTCGCCTAAGATTGCAAACATCAGTTCGACGATTAATCATTGGGTACATCACCGCGGACAGCTCACCGTATATATGCGCTTAAATGATATTCCAGTACCTTCCATCTATGGCCCTTCGGCAGATGACAAAGGATATTGA
- a CDS encoding dienelactone hydrolase family protein yields the protein MHSLSRNRNLYFFGIFFIGLYIAIAFFQNLIQFNIGPRLFSLYSIPSWLILSAIIYFTGSSVLLEYYYEKRYRITFYTSAMAMAAVICLYYIVFNILTVKELNQYYFPAYGLVLATGLINSLSLVFSISGKRTFLKTAGIISVILGVILLVTWYGFQYTGNMPLKITLEKVHSWAGWINVIIPVFFILNLFQESKLAGKKNSTKTSDKVLSGLMSATVIIALIFTVYLGQRITRQSIVAVVPHGVTERDKGMAKPYEARYFISSKGDTLHYRLMKPMNYDPAKKYPLVLLLHHGGAHGSDNVSQIGGSDAPFFYNYLNREKYPAFLFVPQCPEATGWWEPSVDLSIMETIEALEKEFSTDVRRRYVMGTSGGGYGSWHFIGTHPKMFAAAIPICGAGDTGSAKNMVDVAIWAFHGEKDELVPVSSSRDMIAAIRKAGGNPKYTEFPDTGHNLGKEVQSTKGLLDWLFAQKRE from the coding sequence ATGCATTCATTATCAAGGAATAGAAATTTATATTTTTTTGGGATCTTTTTCATTGGACTTTATATCGCCATTGCTTTTTTTCAAAACCTGATTCAGTTTAATATAGGGCCAAGGCTGTTTTCCTTGTATTCAATCCCATCCTGGCTTATACTTTCAGCTATTATTTATTTCACCGGATCATCCGTCCTTCTGGAATATTATTACGAAAAGAGATACCGGATTACTTTCTACACATCAGCTATGGCTATGGCAGCTGTCATTTGTCTCTACTATATTGTCTTTAACATTTTGACTGTCAAAGAACTGAATCAATATTATTTTCCGGCTTATGGTTTGGTTCTGGCAACTGGTTTAATAAACAGTTTGAGTCTTGTATTTTCAATTTCAGGCAAGCGTACATTTTTAAAAACAGCAGGGATAATTTCAGTCATACTTGGCGTTATTTTACTCGTAACCTGGTACGGCTTTCAATATACCGGAAATATGCCTTTAAAAATCACACTGGAAAAAGTGCATTCCTGGGCTGGCTGGATTAACGTTATAATCCCTGTCTTTTTTATCCTTAATTTATTTCAAGAAAGTAAACTTGCCGGTAAGAAAAACTCAACCAAAACCTCAGATAAAGTCCTGAGCGGCTTAATGAGTGCAACAGTAATAATTGCCTTGATTTTTACTGTATATCTAGGACAAAGAATAACGCGTCAAAGTATTGTAGCCGTTGTACCACACGGTGTAACCGAAAGAGACAAGGGAATGGCAAAACCTTATGAAGCCCGGTATTTTATAAGCAGTAAGGGTGACACCCTGCATTACCGGCTGATGAAGCCCATGAATTATGATCCGGCCAAAAAATATCCATTGGTTTTGCTTCTTCACCATGGCGGTGCCCATGGCAGTGATAACGTGAGCCAGATCGGTGGATCAGATGCACCATTTTTCTACAATTACCTGAACAGAGAAAAATATCCGGCATTTCTTTTTGTACCACAGTGCCCAGAAGCAACTGGCTGGTGGGAACCTTCGGTTGATCTGTCTATCATGGAAACCATTGAGGCGTTAGAAAAAGAATTTTCAACAGATGTAAGAAGACGATATGTAATGGGTACTTCCGGTGGTGGTTATGGATCATGGCATTTTATCGGTACACATCCTAAAATGTTTGCTGCTGCGATACCGATCTGCGGTGCGGGTGATACAGGAAGCGCGAAAAACATGGTGGATGTAGCGATCTGGGCTTTTCATGGAGAAAAAGACGAATTGGTACCCGTAAGCAGTTCCAGAGATATGATAGCCGCAATCCGAAAAGCAGGAGGAAATCCCAAATACACCGAATTTCCTGATACAGGACACAATCTGGGAAAGGAAGTGCAAAGTACGAAAGGATTGCTTGACTGGCTTTTTGCCCAAAAGCGGGAATGA
- a CDS encoding aldo/keto reductase, whose amino-acid sequence MMETTQKALTFKLGNDLEINRLGYGAMQLTGFGVYGEVDDRENAKKVLQEAVNAGVNFIDTAEAYGPQFNETLIADALYPYATGVVVATKGGFNRTGPNQWIPNGDPEFIRQNIEGSLQRLKVDTIDLWQLHRIDPKVPVEETLAPVFEAVKAGKIKHVGLSEVTIAQIEQAEKVLPIVSVQNLYNLSKRQWENVLDYTTQRGMAFIPWFPLASGPDSMADKINNIAAKHNATTAQIALAWLLKRSPNILLIPGTKSVGHLNENLKATEIELSEEEFEQLSK is encoded by the coding sequence ATGATGGAAACAACACAAAAAGCTCTGACATTTAAGTTAGGCAACGATCTGGAAATAAACCGCCTGGGTTATGGAGCCATGCAACTTACAGGTTTTGGCGTATATGGCGAGGTTGATGACCGCGAAAATGCGAAAAAAGTGTTGCAGGAAGCGGTGAATGCGGGAGTAAATTTTATTGATACCGCGGAAGCTTACGGGCCGCAATTTAACGAGACACTGATAGCTGATGCGTTGTATCCGTATGCAACCGGGGTGGTTGTGGCGACTAAAGGCGGATTTAACCGGACTGGCCCAAACCAGTGGATTCCGAACGGTGATCCTGAGTTCATCCGTCAGAATATCGAAGGAAGCTTACAGCGGTTAAAAGTAGACACGATTGATCTTTGGCAGCTGCATAGGATTGATCCGAAAGTCCCTGTTGAAGAAACACTTGCACCCGTTTTCGAAGCTGTGAAAGCGGGAAAAATAAAACATGTCGGTCTTTCGGAAGTAACTATTGCACAGATCGAACAGGCTGAAAAAGTATTGCCGATTGTATCTGTACAAAACCTGTACAATCTTAGCAAAAGACAATGGGAAAATGTTTTGGATTATACAACACAACGCGGAATGGCATTTATTCCATGGTTTCCATTAGCATCCGGACCCGATTCCATGGCTGACAAAATTAACAATATAGCCGCAAAACACAATGCTACGACAGCCCAGATTGCGTTGGCCTGGCTTTTAAAACGCTCACCTAATATTTTACTAATCCCGGGTACAAAATCGGTCGGACATTTGAATGAAAATTTGAAAGCAACCGAAATTGAACTAAGCGAGGAAGAATTTGAGCAACTGTCTAAGTAA
- a CDS encoding alpha/beta hydrolase-fold protein: MKILFIAFFSLISFLAIGQVNNQVIIGKIDSVQSKILGEKRKIMVHVPGGSTGAYGKTRYPVVYVLDGDAHFASVVGMIHQLSSVNGNTICPEMIVVAIPNTDRTRDLTPTHVDSDPPYMDSTFSKTSGGGSDFLSFIEKELMPHIDSLYPTQPYKMLIGHSFGGLAVMNALTNRPGLFNSYICIDPSMWYDHMNFLKTTKKMLSGNKYAGISMYLGIANTMSEGMTLARLSKDTNTDNSHIRSIFDLDKFLKANAQNGLRYKSKYYPEDSHGSVPLIAEYDALRFIFDFYPMKIMISDFNDTTTVLTEKFTKHYTGVSKILGYKIAPPEGFVNSLGYEALSSKHLKKAESLFKLNITNYPESGNVYDSYGDYLVVKKDTKAAIVQFEKALSVSENAETRKKLEELRSK; encoded by the coding sequence ATGAAAATACTTTTTATTGCATTCTTCTCGCTAATATCGTTTTTGGCTATTGGTCAGGTTAATAACCAGGTTATAATTGGAAAAATTGACAGTGTACAGTCCAAGATTTTAGGTGAAAAGCGGAAGATCATGGTACATGTACCTGGCGGTTCAACTGGTGCTTATGGCAAAACACGTTATCCGGTTGTTTATGTATTGGATGGGGACGCGCATTTTGCATCGGTGGTAGGTATGATCCACCAGTTGAGTTCTGTGAACGGCAATACGATTTGTCCTGAAATGATTGTTGTAGCGATTCCAAATACGGATCGAACCCGGGATCTTACGCCAACGCATGTTGACAGTGATCCGCCTTATATGGATAGTACTTTTTCTAAAACCAGCGGCGGCGGATCTGATTTTCTTTCTTTTATTGAAAAAGAACTCATGCCGCATATCGACTCATTGTATCCGACCCAACCTTACAAAATGTTAATCGGACATTCATTTGGCGGCTTGGCCGTAATGAATGCCCTGACCAATCGTCCGGGATTGTTTAATTCCTATATCTGCATTGATCCGAGTATGTGGTACGACCATATGAATTTTCTAAAAACCACTAAGAAAATGCTTTCTGGCAATAAATACGCGGGAATTTCCATGTATTTAGGTATTGCAAACACCATGAGCGAAGGGATGACACTGGCACGGTTATCAAAAGATACCAATACGGACAATAGCCACATACGTTCGATATTTGACCTGGATAAATTTTTAAAAGCTAATGCGCAAAATGGATTAAGATATAAGAGCAAATATTATCCGGAAGATAGTCACGGTTCAGTGCCTTTGATTGCAGAATACGATGCGCTGCGTTTCATCTTTGATTTTTATCCGATGAAAATAATGATTAGCGACTTTAATGATACGACTACCGTTCTGACGGAAAAATTTACAAAGCATTACACAGGCGTATCCAAAATACTGGGCTACAAAATAGCACCTCCGGAAGGTTTCGTTAACTCATTGGGTTATGAAGCGTTAAGTAGCAAACATTTGAAAAAAGCTGAAAGTTTGTTTAAACTTAATATTACCAATTATCCGGAAAGTGGTAACGTGTATGATTCTTATGGAGATTACCTTGTAGTTAAAAAAGACACTAAGGCAGCTATTGTTCAATTCGAAAAAGCATTATCAGTCAGTGAGAATGCCGAGACCAGGAAAAAACTGGAAGAATTACGAAGTAAATAA
- a CDS encoding TRAFs-binding domain-containing protein translates to MKPLCFVLMPFGTKTDGNKKEIDFDKVYQSFIRPAIILAGLEPVRADEEKSGGFIHKPMYERLMFCDFAVADLSFANANVFYELGIRHALKPYTTVSIFDVATKIPFDAAPLRTFPYDYEAGEVKDREGKIAALADRIKLNILAQPAEEDSPIGQLINGYQFPNLTSLAKSAASFAAEAQKTNAIKSELFNLVKEWKMLDKSRKDATEEGEKLISVRQDQIVEKVNGIKNDQNADLKYNYDLLYTILDTYKSVNAFSAIVLLLAPLVTFAFKDNIYIKQQLALAYNKIKEREAAIEILEPIIKQYGPDPETSGLLGAVYKGMMDDNQGNFMADEYCRQAIEAYLQGFESDPRDYYPGVNALTLMYYSGKQHEKFDEFYPLVTFAVERRAKQGVREYWVQATGLELAVLKLNEEKAKRYFLMSLTCNPEKWMLKSTYENLNKIYTKAKAEKGAEEVLWLWEILKIMEQQIK, encoded by the coding sequence ATGAAACCACTCTGCTTCGTCCTCATGCCATTTGGTACAAAAACAGACGGCAACAAAAAAGAGATAGATTTTGATAAAGTTTATCAGAGTTTTATCCGGCCGGCTATCATTCTGGCTGGCCTGGAACCAGTTCGGGCGGATGAGGAAAAATCGGGGGGATTTATTCATAAACCTATGTACGAGCGACTGATGTTTTGTGATTTTGCGGTTGCTGATCTCAGTTTTGCAAATGCAAATGTATTTTACGAACTGGGTATCCGCCATGCCTTAAAACCTTATACCACCGTCAGCATTTTTGATGTTGCTACCAAAATACCATTTGACGCTGCGCCATTGCGAACATTTCCATATGATTACGAAGCTGGGGAGGTAAAAGACCGGGAAGGTAAAATTGCGGCTCTTGCTGACCGGATCAAATTGAATATTCTTGCCCAGCCGGCGGAAGAAGACAGCCCGATCGGCCAGCTTATTAACGGCTACCAGTTTCCCAATCTTACCAGTCTGGCTAAGAGCGCGGCCTCATTTGCGGCGGAAGCCCAAAAAACAAATGCAATCAAATCGGAACTATTTAATTTGGTAAAAGAGTGGAAAATGCTGGATAAGTCCCGGAAAGATGCAACAGAAGAAGGAGAAAAATTAATTTCAGTCAGGCAGGATCAGATTGTAGAAAAGGTCAATGGTATCAAAAATGATCAGAATGCCGACCTTAAATACAACTATGATTTGCTTTACACCATACTGGATACTTACAAAAGTGTGAATGCGTTTAGCGCAATTGTACTGCTTTTGGCTCCGCTGGTGACATTTGCATTCAAAGACAATATTTATATAAAACAGCAACTGGCACTGGCTTATAATAAAATTAAGGAAAGAGAAGCGGCTATAGAAATTCTCGAACCGATCATTAAGCAATATGGCCCTGATCCTGAGACCAGCGGCTTGCTGGGAGCAGTTTACAAAGGAATGATGGACGACAATCAGGGTAATTTTATGGCCGATGAATATTGCCGCCAGGCTATTGAAGCTTATTTGCAGGGATTTGAATCCGATCCAAGAGATTATTATCCGGGTGTTAATGCACTTACGCTGATGTATTATTCCGGCAAACAACACGAAAAATTTGATGAGTTTTATCCTCTGGTAACCTTTGCTGTGGAACGCAGGGCGAAGCAAGGTGTAAGGGAATATTGGGTGCAGGCAACAGGCCTAGAGCTGGCGGTTTTAAAACTGAATGAAGAAAAGGCCAAACGGTATTTCCTGATGTCTCTTACCTGTAATCCCGAAAAATGGATGTTAAAATCAACATACGAAAACCTGAACAAAATTTACACCAAAGCAAAGGCTGAAAAAGGAGCGGAGGAAGTATTATGGCTTTGGGAAATTTTAAAGATTATGGAGCAACAGATCAAGTGA